Proteins encoded within one genomic window of Flavobacterium gilvum:
- a CDS encoding ATP-dependent DNA helicase produces MNSSAFYSYLQKKFPFQPTYNQDIFFQKIAIFLTDTHNETIFVLKGYAGTGKTTVISTIVNSLLEINKKYVLLAPTGRAAKVIANYSNKPAFTIHKKIYFPKKNSGGGVSFTMQQNKHKNTIFIVDEASMISDMNSDSKMYENGSLLDDLISYVYSGTNCKMILLGDTAQLPPVNLDISPALDIHTLGIHYNKEVEHIELDEVMRQEENSGILHNATELRELLKDTFITEFKFNVRKFKDIVRLIDGYDIQDAIHSAYSNYSIEDTAFIVRSNKRANQYNEQIRSKILDKESELSTGDFLMVVKNNYFWLKDSDEAGFIANGDIIEVLEMFGIKELYGFKFAKVKIRMIDYPDQKPFETVLLMDTIKSESPSLTFEESNRLYQEVMKDYESETTKYKKFQKVKENEYFNALQVKFSYAITCHKSQGGQWNTVFIEQPYLLNGIDRDYIRWLYTAMTRAKNKLYLIGFKDENFVE; encoded by the coding sequence ATGAATTCCTCAGCATTTTACAGTTATTTACAGAAAAAATTTCCTTTCCAGCCGACATACAATCAGGATATTTTTTTTCAAAAAATAGCTATATTTCTGACCGATACTCATAACGAGACCATTTTTGTACTGAAAGGATATGCGGGAACGGGGAAAACAACGGTGATTTCGACTATCGTAAATAGTTTATTAGAAATTAATAAAAAGTATGTTTTGCTCGCACCAACGGGTCGTGCGGCCAAAGTAATTGCCAATTATTCGAATAAACCAGCTTTTACAATTCATAAAAAAATCTATTTTCCAAAAAAGAATTCAGGTGGTGGTGTTTCATTTACAATGCAACAGAACAAACACAAAAATACGATTTTCATAGTCGATGAAGCTTCCATGATTTCAGACATGAATTCGGATTCCAAAATGTATGAAAACGGATCTTTGCTCGATGATTTGATTTCGTATGTGTATTCGGGAACCAATTGCAAAATGATCCTGCTAGGGGACACGGCTCAATTACCACCTGTAAACCTTGACATAAGTCCGGCGCTCGACATTCATACTTTAGGAATTCATTATAATAAAGAAGTTGAGCATATCGAACTTGACGAAGTAATGCGTCAGGAAGAAAACTCTGGAATTTTGCATAATGCAACCGAATTACGTGAACTATTGAAAGACACTTTTATAACCGAATTCAAATTTAATGTTCGAAAATTCAAAGATATTGTTCGTTTGATTGACGGATATGATATTCAGGATGCAATTCACTCGGCTTACAGCAATTACAGCATCGAAGACACCGCTTTTATTGTTCGTTCCAATAAAAGGGCAAACCAATATAATGAGCAAATTCGTTCGAAAATCCTCGATAAAGAAAGCGAACTATCGACAGGTGATTTCTTGATGGTGGTCAAGAATAATTATTTTTGGCTAAAAGATTCGGATGAAGCCGGATTTATTGCCAATGGTGATATTATTGAAGTTTTGGAAATGTTTGGAATAAAGGAATTGTATGGTTTTAAATTCGCAAAAGTAAAAATCCGAATGATTGATTATCCCGACCAAAAACCCTTCGAAACTGTACTTTTGATGGACACCATAAAAAGTGAATCCCCTTCGTTAACTTTTGAAGAATCAAATCGTTTGTATCAGGAAGTGATGAAAGATTATGAAAGTGAAACGACCAAATACAAAAAGTTTCAGAAAGTAAAAGAAAACGAATATTTCAATGCGCTGCAAGTCAAATTCTCGTATGCAATTACCTGTCATAAATCACAAGGAGGGCAGTGGAATACGGTTTTTATCGAGCAACCCTATTTGCTAAATGGTATCGACAGAGATTATATTCGATGGTTATACACCGCTATGACCAGAGCAAAAAACAAGCTATATTTGATAGGATTTAAGGATGAAAATTTTGTGGAATGA
- a CDS encoding DUF3822 family protein, with translation MNINITDKKYKKLSIQVSLTGLSFCCFDTLHNKITSINEIHFNTFHKSTKIEELFSDAFRNYPELSESYDEIQVIHNNNLSTFVPTALFDENFMGSYLQYNTKVFETDFFAFDEIINYHMNAVYIPYVNINNFFIDQFGSFDYRHANSILVTKLLDASKNNDNKKMIVHFNPGHFEVIVIQNQKLLLFNSFEYRTPEDFIYYLLFTAEQLNMNPESFQLELLGAITEEDDFYKIAFKYIRNISFFDVSDLQKNNAFSRAQNQQHFILFNS, from the coding sequence ATGAACATCAATATAACCGATAAAAAATACAAAAAACTCTCCATTCAGGTTTCACTGACCGGATTGTCTTTTTGTTGTTTTGACACGCTTCACAACAAAATCACATCCATTAACGAAATTCATTTTAACACTTTTCATAAATCTACCAAGATTGAGGAATTGTTTTCGGATGCGTTTCGCAATTATCCAGAACTGAGTGAAAGTTATGATGAAATTCAGGTTATTCACAATAACAATCTTTCAACGTTTGTACCCACTGCCCTATTTGACGAAAATTTTATGGGGAGTTATTTGCAATACAACACTAAAGTTTTTGAAACCGACTTTTTTGCATTTGATGAAATCATCAATTATCATATGAATGCAGTTTACATTCCGTATGTAAACATCAATAATTTTTTTATCGACCAATTTGGATCTTTTGATTACAGACACGCCAATAGTATATTGGTTACAAAGCTTTTGGATGCATCCAAAAACAATGACAATAAAAAAATGATTGTTCATTTTAATCCCGGACATTTTGAAGTTATTGTGATTCAAAATCAAAAATTGCTTTTATTCAATTCCTTCGAATATAGAACTCCTGAGGATTTTATTTACTACCTGCTTTTTACAGCCGAACAATTGAATATGAATCCAGAAAGTTTCCAATTGGAATTATTGGGAGCTATAACTGAAGAGGATGATTTTTATAAAATCGCTTTCAAATACATTCGAAATATTTCTTTCTTTGATGTATCTGATTTACAAAAAAACAATGCCTTTTCCAGAGCACAAAACCAACAACATTTTATACTATTCAACTCATGA
- a CDS encoding RsmD family RNA methyltransferase yields MRIISGKYKGRRISPPKGLPVRPTTDMSKEALFNVLNNTFDFDGLKVLDLFAGTGNISYEFASRGSKPITSVDADFGCVKFIKQVASEYDFDIAAIKSDVFSFLEKNKATYDIIFADPPYGLDQKTFERIVLLVFEKEILNDEGMMIIEHSKYTKLNHLINFSFQKSYGGSIFSFFELDSTEEEEIEDESNRKETEEDEG; encoded by the coding sequence ATGAGAATCATATCCGGAAAATACAAAGGAAGACGCATTTCTCCGCCAAAAGGACTCCCCGTTCGACCTACTACCGATATGTCCAAAGAGGCATTATTCAATGTTTTGAATAATACTTTTGATTTTGATGGTTTAAAAGTTTTGGATTTATTTGCGGGAACTGGCAATATAAGCTACGAGTTTGCTTCACGCGGAAGTAAGCCTATTACCTCTGTTGATGCTGATTTTGGTTGTGTAAAATTCATCAAACAAGTGGCATCAGAATATGATTTTGATATTGCGGCTATCAAGAGTGATGTTTTTTCTTTTTTGGAAAAAAACAAAGCAACTTACGATATTATTTTTGCCGATCCTCCTTATGGTTTGGATCAAAAAACATTTGAAAGGATTGTTTTGTTGGTTTTTGAAAAAGAAATACTCAATGACGAAGGCATGATGATTATTGAGCATTCCAAGTACACTAAATTGAATCATTTGATTAATTTTTCTTTTCAAAAAAGTTATGGTGGTTCTATTTTTAGTTTCTTCGAATTGGATTCAACCGAAGAGGAAGAAATTGAAGATGAGTCTAACCGAAAAGAAACAGAAGAAGACGAAGGTTAA
- a CDS encoding RMD1 family protein: MEKDDFIKIEAIQIAEVFNIKKLRAEFGIEPHSSSPSEIFYTIKNKKRYLYIFDYGVIVFANYTVTEKNKIIDFVKNYASTMVNLDLLEEYRIEIDENVSKVIIKNDYVSVPFVDPSVMKIVMLNIAQSVALDYYEVLTDELITSSKEYIIELEQRGKLSISKKNLLKYIGKVLNVKNSIVDNLYILDDPNLVWDNEELNLLNRHLKTNFDINPRFRDLDYRLDIVEDNLKLFTDVLNVRESSRLEWIVIILIFLEIMIALLIH; encoded by the coding sequence ATGGAAAAAGATGATTTCATTAAGATTGAAGCAATTCAGATAGCCGAAGTTTTTAATATAAAAAAATTGAGGGCAGAATTTGGTATTGAACCTCATTCAAGTTCACCTTCGGAAATTTTTTATACGATCAAAAACAAAAAAAGGTATCTCTATATATTCGATTATGGTGTGATTGTATTTGCAAATTATACTGTAACTGAGAAAAATAAAATCATTGATTTTGTCAAAAATTATGCTTCAACAATGGTTAATTTGGACTTGCTTGAAGAATACCGAATTGAAATTGATGAGAATGTTTCAAAAGTGATTATCAAAAATGACTACGTTTCTGTTCCTTTCGTTGATCCTTCTGTTATGAAAATCGTAATGCTAAATATCGCTCAATCTGTAGCTCTTGATTATTATGAAGTCCTTACAGATGAACTTATAACTTCTTCCAAAGAATACATAATAGAATTGGAACAGCGAGGAAAATTGAGCATTTCCAAAAAAAATCTGCTCAAGTATATTGGTAAAGTATTGAATGTCAAAAATAGTATTGTAGACAATCTCTACATACTTGATGATCCTAATTTGGTTTGGGACAATGAAGAACTCAATCTGTTAAACCGCCACTTGAAAACAAATTTTGACATCAATCCGCGTTTTAGGGATCTTGATTATCGGTTGGACATTGTTGAGGATAATCTAAAACTTTTTACAGATGTTTTGAATGTTCGCGAAAGTTCCCGATTGGAATGGATTGTTATAATATTGATTTTTCTGGAAATCATGATAGCATTATTGATTCATTAA
- a CDS encoding META domain-containing protein — protein sequence MKKLIPLLPIILLIIGCKSTLTTSTDTGKSEPTFAYKQQMENLEKGIYFRGNGNEPDWNLKISEKAIEFTSLIKGFDTLTTNHVEPIHAMDANVKMYRVNTNVVTLIIQIMQQKCSNTMSGDKSGYSVRIELIKDNKSTFLSGCGNYVTDSHLHDIWVLEQINGQKVSLTDFAKELPNLEINTSTNKFLGFAGCNRMNGTIFFERGLLRFTNVITTRMTCGANNKENDFIKILQSTTKYNVENRRLILINNSDEELVFKKLD from the coding sequence ATGAAGAAATTGATTCCGCTTTTACCTATTATTTTGCTAATTATTGGATGCAAAAGCACACTAACAACTTCAACAGATACTGGGAAATCCGAACCTACTTTTGCCTACAAACAGCAAATGGAAAACTTGGAGAAAGGAATTTATTTTAGAGGAAATGGCAATGAACCCGATTGGAATTTGAAAATATCGGAGAAAGCCATTGAATTCACTTCTTTGATTAAAGGTTTCGACACATTGACAACTAATCATGTTGAGCCCATTCACGCCATGGATGCAAATGTAAAAATGTATCGGGTTAATACTAATGTCGTTACACTGATTATCCAAATTATGCAACAGAAATGTAGTAATACAATGTCTGGCGATAAATCTGGATATTCTGTTCGAATAGAACTCATTAAAGACAATAAATCTACTTTTTTGAGCGGTTGCGGAAACTATGTAACCGATTCCCACTTGCACGATATTTGGGTTTTGGAACAAATAAATGGACAAAAAGTAAGTTTGACCGATTTTGCCAAAGAATTACCTAATCTTGAAATAAACACTTCAACCAATAAATTCTTGGGTTTTGCAGGCTGTAACCGAATGAACGGAACTATTTTCTTTGAGAGAGGATTACTCCGTTTTACTAACGTTATTACAACAAGAATGACTTGCGGTGCAAATAATAAAGAAAACGATTTTATAAAAATACTTCAAAGTACAACTAAATATAACGTAGAAAACAGGCGTTTGATTCTTATTAATAATTCAGATGAAGAATTAGTTTTCAAAAAGCTAGATTAA
- a CDS encoding YchJ family protein: MSSQKCYCGSSNSFDSCCGLYISGAQQAPTALALMKSRYSAYATHQADYLLATTHRSERKYYSREEILHWGKANKWQKLEIVSATENTVEFKAYFIDENNANQVHHEFSTFKQENGSWFYVDGKFK; this comes from the coding sequence ATGAGTTCACAAAAATGTTATTGTGGTTCTTCCAACTCTTTTGATTCTTGCTGTGGTCTTTATATCAGCGGAGCTCAGCAAGCACCAACGGCTTTGGCTTTGATGAAATCGAGATATTCGGCTTATGCTACACATCAGGCTGATTATCTATTGGCTACAACTCATCGCTCTGAAAGAAAATATTATTCTCGAGAAGAAATTTTGCATTGGGGAAAAGCCAACAAATGGCAAAAACTGGAAATTGTCTCTGCAACCGAAAATACAGTCGAATTTAAAGCTTATTTTATTGACGAAAACAATGCAAACCAAGTGCATCATGAGTTTTCTACTTTTAAGCAGGAAAACGGAAGTTGGTTTTATGTTGATGGAAAGTTTAAATGA